In Nitrospiria bacterium, the genomic window ACCCGATAAATTTTCACGGTGGAGAGCGAGCGGTGGCCGCTCCGGTCGATCAAAACGGTTTGAAGTTTAGCGGAAAGATCGGGCAAGCCCGCGGCCGTCGGAGAAAGGGAGGCCGTTTCCGAGGCGGGCGCGATGGCGGGCATCCCAACGGTCAAAACGACGGCGATCGTAAAGGCGATACGGGTATCGGTGATCGAAGACGTCATGGAAGCGCTTCCGGATTCAGGCCTCCTTGTCGGTAACCTTGGAGATCGAGCGTGACAAATCGGAAGCCGGTTTCCTTCACGGCGGCCACCACCCGTTCGCGAAGCGTTGCATCGAGGAGCCGGTCGAGATCCGCGGCCGACAACTCGATCCGGGCCACCTCCCCATGATCGCGCACCCGGACCTGCCGGAACCCCTCTCTTTTTAGAGCCTCCTCCGCCCGTTCGATTCGACCCAAGCGTTCCACGGTGATCACCGTTCCAAAGGGCACGCGGGAGGACAGGCAAGCCTCGGCCGGTTTATCCCAATTGGGAAGCCCGATCGCCCGGCTCAAATGCCGGATCTGGATTTTATCCAGGCCGGCTTCGACCAGAGGGCTACGAACCCCGAACGCCTCGGCCGCCTCAAGCCCCGGTCGGAAATCCTTCAGGTCGTCCAGGTTGGTCCCGTTCGCCAGCCAGCGCAGGCCCAACTCTTTGGCCAGACGCGTTCCGTTCGAATAGAGGTCGTGTTTGCAAGCGTAGCATCTCCGCAAACCGTTCTGGTGGAATTCCGGATGCTCCATGGCCTTTGAAGAAATCAGGTGGTGCGACACGCCGATCTGACGCGTGATTTGTCGGCTGCTTTCCAATTCGGAAGCCGGCACGGTGGGGGAGACGGAGGTCGCGGCGGCGGCCCGCGCGCCCAGAACGTCGTGGGCGATTTTCAAAACCAACGTGCTGTCGATTCCTCCGGAAAAGGCAACCAGAACAGAATCCATCTTCTGAAAGATGTCCTGCAATCGCTCAAGGTTTTGGTGGGTCTGCGTGTCCATATTTATGGCGGAACTCGCGTCGGGATCGGCCGCAGGCATCAACGGAGGCGACACGAGGTCTAATTTTGCCGAATCTTGGCCTCATCCTGCTTGGCGACGACGACCAGCGCCAGATGATCCGGGTCGATGTATTTTTGCGCCACCCGTTGAACATCCGTTTTGGTGACCGCCCGGATCAGTTTGGGATAGCGCTGGGCATAATCCAGCCCGAGGTTGTAAAACTCCGTCTGGGCGAGAAAGCCGGCGATTTTTTCACTGGTGTCGGTTCGAAGCGGAAAGTTGCCGATAAGAAAAGCCTTGGCATCTTCCAGCTCCCGATCGGTGACGGGCGCGGTCCGGATCTTCCGAAGCTCGGCCAGGACGCCGTCAATGGCCTGCTGAGCCGCCGCGTTCCGGGTCTGGAGGGAGACGGCAAAGCTTCCGGGGAACGCACGGGCGTCGAAACGGCTATAGATGCTGTAGGCGAGTCCTTGATTGTCGCGGATGTTGCTCATGATGCGCGACGAGAAGCCCCCCCCGCCCAGGATGTAGTTCATGACGGTCACGGCGTAGTAGTCCGGGTTTTTTCGGTCGATTCCAAGATGGCCCAGCATGATGTTGGCCTGCGTCAGATCTTTGTCGATCAGCTTGACGACGGGTTTCTCCAGGCCGACGGCCGGGGAAACCGTCACGGCCGGGATCGGTCGCTGGGTCCAGGAGCCGAAATAGGTCTTGAGGAGGTCCAGAGCTTCCGATTCGGTGATGTCGCCCACGATGGTCATGATCGTGTTGTTCGGACGGTAGTACGCCTCGTAGAACCGGGAGACGTCGTCGCGGGAGATCGCCGGCAGCGTCTGTTCCGTGCCCTCGGCGGGACAGCGATAGGGATGCGCACCGAACACGATCTGATTGAAGGCCTTTTCGGCCACCACCTCGGGCTGATCTTTCTCGGAGAGGATTTCACCGAGAATTTCCTGACGCTCGCGGTCCAGCTCCGGCTCGGGAAAAGACGGGTGAACGAGAATGTCGGACAACAGGTCCAAGCCGGTGTTCAGATCCCTCTTCAACACCCGGAGCGAGGCGGTGGCGTAATCTTCACCGCCGCCGACGGAGAGGCCGGCCCCGATGAAATCGACCGCGTCCGCGATCTGGGTGGCGCTTCGCGTGGCGGTTCCTGCTTCCAAAAGCTCCGCCGTCAGATTGGCCAGGCCGGCCTTGTCTTCGGGGTCCAGAACGGAGCCGGCCTTGACGATCATCTGGATGTTCACGATGGGAAGGGCGTGGGCTTCTTGGATGACGACGATCAGGCCGTTGTCGGTGACGACCCGTTTGGGCGAAAAATCTTCGGCCGGCGCGGCTTCGATCGAAACGGCCCGGCACAAAAATACGATCGTTCCCCAAAAAAACAACCGGACAAAAAGATCGGATGCGGCGCGGATTCGGGAATTGACCATAGGGAATCTATTCCTTGTGAGGCTGAGGGATGAGAAGGCCCGCGGTCCGGTGATCCTCGATCAGATACGCCTTGGCGACGCGCATCACATCTTCCTGGGTGACCTTCCGGATGTTTTCGACATACGATTCCTGATAGGGATATCCCGCCCCCACCGCTTCCGCGCTCCCGATCTGCATGGCCTGATAGAAGTTGGAGTCCTGCCCCATGATGAAAGCGGCCTCGATCTGGTTCTTGGCCTTTTGGAGTTCCCGGTCGCTGACCGGTTCGGTCGTCATCCTTTGGATTTCGGCATACACCGCTTTCTCCAGATCCTCCGCGCTTTTCCCGGGTTGAGGAATTCCGTAAACGTAAAACAGGTCGGGATTCGCCGACAAGTTCGGGTATTCCCCCCCGACATCGAGGGCGAGTTTCTGTTCGTAAACCAGGCTGCGGTAGAGGCGCGAACTTTTCCCGGTGAACAGGATATTGGCCAGGACACCCAGGGCATAATTGTCCGGAGCCGAAAAATTGGGAACGGGGTACCCGGCAAACACGAACGGCAGTTGGGCCTCCTTTTTGATCACGAAGCGCCGCTCGCCGTTTTGTTCCGGCTCGACAATATGAAAAACCGGGGCCGGAAAGCCCTTCGGGACGCGGCCGAAAGTCTGCCGGATTCTGGGAAGCAGCTTGTCGGGGTCGATATCCCCCACGATGACCAGAATCGCGTTGTTGGGCGAGTAATACCGTTTATAAAAGGCGGTGACGTCGTTTCGCTCCAGACTGTTCAGATCCGTCATCCATCCAAGAGTCGGGGCGTGGTACGGATGGACCAGAAACGCCATGGCGTACAGGTATTCAACGACCAGGCTTTGGGGGTCGTCGTCCGTCCGGAGCCGCCGCTCTTCCTCGACTACGGCTCGCTCGAGCTGAAACTCCCTGGCGTCGAGGAGGAGGTTCGTCATCCGGTCGGATTCGAGATTCAAGGCCAGCCCGATCTGGTCGGCCGACAGATTTTCGAAATAAGCGGTGTAGTCCTTTGAGGTGAAGGCGTTTTCGGTCCCGCCGACCTTGGCAATCATCCGTGAGAACTCCCCCTTGCCGTATTTGGGGGTGCCCTTGAACATCATGTGTTCCGTGAGATGGGCGAGCCCGGTTTTTCCGGTGACCTCGTTCCGCGAACCGGCCCGATACCAGATCTGGACCGTCACCACCGGGGCTTTGTGCTCTTCAACGAGGATGACCTTGAGCCCGTTTTCGAGGGTGTGGGTCTGAATCGTCCGGGCCCGGGCCGGAGAGGATGAAAAAACCAGAAGCAACGTGAACAAGAAATAAAACAAGATCGGCATACGAACCATCCTAAACAAGAGTCTCGGGCGTTGTCAACTGGTTACGAGAGACTGTTGATGAGGGCCGGTGCGGCGGTCTCGGTGCGGAGTTGGCCGCAGGCGGCCAGAATGTCGCGGCCGCGGCTTTTTCGAATAAAGGCGGTGAGATGTCCTTCGATCAGAATGTTTTGAAAGCGCAATACGGTTTCGTCATCCGGTCGGCCGAAGGGGGACCCGGGATAGTCGTTGAAAGGGATCAAATTCACTTTACAGCGGATGCCCTTGAGCAGCCGGAGCAGCCGGTGGGCATCCGTGTCGGAATCGTTCACGCCTTTCAAGAGGACATACTCGAAAAATATCCGACGGCGGGGCGGGAGGGGATAATCCCGGCAGGCCCGGAGAAGCGTTTCCAGGGGATACTGTTTATTGACCGCCGGCATCAGTCGGTCGCGCACGGCATTGGTCGTGGCGTTGAGCGATATGGCCAGATTCACATTCAATCCGCTCTCGCCCAGCTTCTTTATCTGGGGAACGAGGCCGGAGGTCGAGAGCGTGATCCTTCGAGGAGAGAGGGCGACCATCTTGGGGTGCGTGAGGCGTTTCAAGGCTTCGATCACCTCGCGGTAATTGGCGAGGGGCTCACCCATCCCCATCAGGACGATATTCGTCAGGGGATTGTCCGATTCGAGGTGCCGGAGCACCCAGAGCACTTGGTCGACGATCTCGTGGGCTTTGAGATTGCGGATGAGGCCCATGGTGCCGGTGAGGCAAAAGGTGCAGTCGAGCGTGCAACCGACCTGGGTCGAGATGCAGAGAGTGTTGCGATCTTCATCCGGGATCAAAACGGATTCGACCTCCTGACCGTCCGACAGGCGGAACAGAAACTTTTGCGTCCCGTCCGTCGAATGTTGTCGGCGGACCAACTGGGGTTCACCGACCCCGGCCCGCGCTTCAAGAAGGGCCCGATCCGATTTAGATAGATTGGTCATTTCATCAAAGCGAGAGACGCGTTTCTTATAGACCCAATCCAGAAGCTGTTGGGCGCGATACTTCGGCCAGCCCAATTCCCGCATAAAGTCCTCGAACTCGTCGAACGAAAACTGTTTAAGGTTTCTCTTTTGCATGAGGGTAATGTAACACAGTTTGAATCGATGAACAAGGTGTCTTGATCGGAATGTCTGTGTTATAATGGAGAGCGTGAAGACGAATCGGTTCGATAAATGGACGGCGGCCGGTGCGTTACTGATCTTCGGTTGGGGTTGGCTTGCGGCCTGCTCCGCCCAAAAGCCGCTGATTGTGCCCACGACGCCTCCTTCCGAGCGAAACGAGAATCCCGGCCTGGACCAGCCGCTCTCCGCGCCTCAAAAGCCGACCGGCCCTCCGCAGGCCTGCGCGTCGGCGGAGGACTGCTTAAGCTCGGCGCTGAAAATGGCGGATACCGGGGATCGCGCGGCAGCCGCAACCGTCCTTCAGTCCCTTCGAGGCCGATATCCGGATTCTCTCCAGTCGAAGCAAAGCGGTTTTCTTCTAGGGCGGTGGGCCGCCGAAAGCGGATCGCCCCAGGCGGAAGAGCTCCTGTCGCAAGCCATCGTGGATCTCCCCTCGCTCGAAGAATACGGCCTCTTTTACATGGCCGACGGGGAGATGCAACGGGGACAGTCGACACAGGCGGTTCAGACCTATGACCGCTTGCTCCGGAAATATCCGGAAAGTGTATTAAGCGCGCAGGCGACCTATCAGAAGGCGGATGCCTTGGTCCAATCCGGCGACTATAAGACCGCCGTGATCGTGTTCGACGAATTCGTGACACGATTTCCCAACGATTCGAATACCGCGAAGGCCTTGCTTCGCTTGGCCGACTGCGCCGTGAGACTCGGGGATTCGATCAGGGCCGTTTGGGCGCTGCAGCAAGTCTGGTTTTTTCACGCCGACAGTCCGGAAGCCCCGGAGGCCCAAAAGCGTCTTGAACAGCTGGGTGGATCGGGTGTCTCGATCCCGACTCCTTCCGCCGAGGCGCGATCTCAACGGGGCCGAACTCTTTTTGACGCCGCCCGATACGACGAGGCCGAGGTCGAATTCAAGGCGGTGCTGTCGGCCGGCGAACGGGGGAATCACGATGAAGTAAGTCTGAAATTAGGCGAAACCCTGATCCAGCTCAAACAATACGCTGACGCCGATCACGTTTTGGGAGATCTGGCGCGCCGTACCGGACGTCCGGATCTTCTGACCGGCGCCCTCTTCTGGATGGGACGCGTGGCGATTCGTCAAGGTGAAGAAAGCCGGTTTCTCCAGATCGAGCGGCAAATGGCCGACCGCGTTCCAACCAGTCCGGATCGCGTGAAACTGCTCTTTATGATCGGCGATTATTATGAAGACCGTCACCAGCTCGAACAGGCCCTGACGGTGTATCACCGGGTGATCGCAGAGGCCCCCGGCGATCCCTCCGCCGAGGACGCTGTTTGGCGGATCGGTTGGATCGCCTACAAAACCGGGAGATACAGCGACGCGATCCGAATCCTCGAAGACTATTTGCAACAGCATCCCGCCAGCCTTTCCGGGGGACAATTCGGGTACTGGATCGGACGCAGCGCGGAACAGATGAATCAGCCCGCCCAAGCCGTCCACGACTACCGGGACGTCTGCCGGGACTATCTGCGGAGTTTTTATTGTCAGCAGGCCCGGGTCCGACTGGCCGGTCTCCATTCCGCCGCGTCCGACCCCGGGAAAACGGATGGCCCGTCGGAGGCTCCCGCAGACATTTCGAATGCCGTTACGGTTCCGGTCGATGGGAATACCGTTCGCTTGCCGGACGGAGCGGCCAATCCGGCATTGACGCACGATCGGCATTATTCGACTGCGGCGGAATTAATGGCCCTGCATCTCGAGCCGGAGGCCGCGCAGGAACTTTCCTACCTGACGGATCGGTATGCGACGGACAAGGCCACGGTATTAAGGCTGGCCGACCTCCTCTACGCGGCGGGGGATTATTACCATAGTCTTCATCTCCTGCGGCTCTATTTTCAGGATGTCCTGGAAAAAGGAGGGGACGAGATCCCGAAAAGTTTCTGGGAACAGGCGTATCCGTATCATTTCGTGGAACGGATTCAGGGACAAAATTCCGCGGTGGGAACGGATCCTTATCTCGTCGCGGCCGTTACCCGCGAGGAAAGCGCGTTTGATTCGAAAGCCGTTTCCAAGGTGGGTGCCTTGGGCTTGATGCAACTCATGCCCTATACGGCGGAATGGGTGGCCAAACAGATCGGCCTGGACGGGTTCCGTCCGGAACTGCTGCTGGACGAGGCGACCAATATCCGACTGGGGGCATGGTATCTCGGACATCTGATCGAGCAGTTCAACGGAAACGTGGTTTTGGCCGTCGCCAGCTACAACGCCGGCCCGGAAGCGGTCGGCCGGTGGGCCGAGAAAGGCATGGGGGACCCGGATGAATTCATCGAATCCATTCCGTTTACCGAAACCCGATACTTCACCAAGAAAGTCCTCCGAAGCTACCGTGAATATCTCCGGATCGCGGGAGAAAATTCCGACCGACCGTTATCGGGAGCCCTGGTTTCGCCTTGACAAGCGCACCGAGAAGGCGGTATAGTGGGCTCAATTTTGAGGAGTTACGATCGTGATCTCTCCTCATCGGAAGGCCCGTGGTTCCGTCTCCCTCTCCAGGACGGCTTTTCCGCCGTCGGATGCATCCCATCCTTTTCGAATTAATCCATTCGACCCTCCGCGGCCGAGGCGTGTCGATCTACCCAGTGAGCACGGTGAACGAGAGGGGGAGGACTTCGGCGAGCTCCGTCGAGCCGCTTTGCCGGTGAAGTAAGCGAGGAGCTGGCTCCGCCAGTCCGAGCGCGGGGTCTGGGGGCATCGGAGGAGCAACAGCACCGCACGGGCCCCCAGATCAGATCGGGGGCGACGCGAGCCACAATCATTGAGGAAGCATCGTCATGCCCATCGATCAAATGACGCTGTTGGAAAAGCGCGTGCACCAGATCTTGGAATTGGTGAAGCGTTTGAGACAGGACAACGCTGTTTTAGAACAAAAGCTCAGGGCGATCTCTCAACGGTTGGCCAAGCGGGAGCGCGATACGCTTCGTTGGAACCATGACCGGGTTCGGTTACGCTCCCGGGTGAAACAAATCCTGTCCGAAATGGAGACCTGGTCGGGCCGTTTGGATCCGGCGGAACCGACCGATGCGAGGTCCAGAAAACGAGGGGAGACGTGAAAAAACAGGTTGAGGTTGAAATCTACGGCCAGCGTTATACCATCGCGGGGGAGGCGGATGAGCAGTACGTCGGCAAATTGGCGCGCTACGTGGACGGAAAGATGCACGAGCTGGCCAAGACCGGCAAGAATTTTCCCGCCACCAAACTGGCCCTGCTGGCGGCCGTCAATATTACCCACGAGCTTTTTCAGCTGCGGCAGGATAAGCAGGTCAAAGAAAACTTGATCGAGAAAAAAGCCAAGGACCTCATCGAGAATATCGAAGAGCAGTTCGGAGATCTCAAGTTGTATTAATTTGATCCGCTTGGCCGGCGATTTGCAGGAGCCCTGCTTCCTTTGCCCCGTCCGTCAACGCTTCCTTCCCCAAAATAATCTTGAATAAAGAACTAGGCCGTTGCCGTTGTGGAGGACTCGGTAGTCAGGGGGGAAGGGTCAAGTGCGGTGTGGCCGTTGCCGTTGGCTTCCAGCTTGATCGAGACCAGCTTGGAGACCCCGGCCTCTTCCATCGTGACCCCGTAGAGAAGATCGGCGTGTTCCATGGTCCGCTTGTTATGCGTGATGATCAGGAACTGGGAATGGTCCGTCATCTCGCGGAGCACCTTCAGGAATCGACGGATGTTCTCCTCGTCCAGGGGGGCGTCGATCTCATCCAGAATGCAGAAGGGACTGGGGTGGATCAGAAAACTGGCAAACAGCAGGGCGATTGCCGTGAGTGCCTTTTCTCCTCCGGATAGAAGGCTGATGCTCTTCAGGCGCTTCCCCGGCGGCTGGGCCACGATTTCGATCCCCGACTCCAGCGGATTGCTCTCATCAAGCAGGACCAGATCGGCCTGTCCGCCCACGAAGAAATTCTGGAAGACCTCCTTGAATTTCTCGCGCAGCGCCGAATAGGTCGAAAAAAACATCTCCTTGGTGGTCCGGTTGATCTTCGAGATGGCGGACTCCAAATCCTCAATCGACTGGGTGAGGTCGGTCTCCTGTGTCGTCAGAAACCGGTGCCGCTCATCCAGTTCTTTGTACTCATCGATGGCGGCCAGGTTTACGGGGCCCAACTCCTCCAACTTGGCCCGCAGCTCGTTCAATCGTTCCTGAACCGGGTTTGGATCGATCGGGTCCGTGACCCCTTCGGCCGCGTCTTCAAGAACGGTTTGGTGGAGACTGGAGGCCTGCTCGACCAAGTGCTCGATCCGCAGTTTCAATTCGGTCTGTCGCACTTCCAGTTCGTTGTGAAGTTTTTCCACACGGCCCCGGTCGGCCCGGATCTGGCCCAGCTGGTCTTCCAACTGCTTGATCTGCCCCAGATCCGCCGTGTAGCCTTCGGTCTCGACCGACAGCCGCTGCTGTGTCTCGAAGAGTTGGGCACTTAACGCGCCGATGGCCTTTTCGGTTTCCTCAATGTCCTGGCGGGCGGCGAGGCTTTTCGATTCCAGAGTCGTCATTTCGGAAGCCTGCCGCTGTTGGTGTTCTTTTAACAAAGCTTGTTCTTCCCGCAGGCGGAGCCGCTCTTTGGACAGCGCCTCTTCCCGTTGAACCAGCGCCGAGACATCCACCTTCAGCTGGGTTACCTCGGAACGAAGAAGGTTCTGTCGCTCGGAGGAGGTTTTGGCTGTTTCTTGGAGACGAGCGAGTTCCGTCTCGATCCGTTCCTGCTCCTGCTGTCGAATGTCCAAGTGGCGTAAGGCCTCGGCCAGGGCCTGCTCCGCCGTGCCGGCTTCTTGGGCTTCCTGGGTGTGTTCGATCTGTAACAAACCTCGTCGCTCTTCCAAACGGATACGGTCCGCTTCCAGAAGCGCGATTTTCTGACGCTGCGATGCAAGGATTGATTCCTCTTGCTGCCGTTGTTCGAGTTGGTCCTGTTGTCGGTGTTGAACCCGCTCTAAATCCACGGCGAGCGCGGCTTTTTCAGCCTCGGACCGGACCAACTCGGTTTCGAGTTGCCTGATTTGGTCCTCCGCCTCCCGGATTTCCCGCCGGGTTAGGAGCAGTCCCTGCTGCGATCCGGTGCGCTGCCCGGCCCAAAGCAATCCGCTTGGGTAAAGAACTTCTCCTTCCAGGGTCACGATCGTATAGCCGATCCGAAGGCGGCTCCAAAGTCCGAAGGCGGCATCGAGATCCTGAACCAGAAGAACATCGCCCAAAAGGGCTTGGGCCGCGTCTTCAAAACCGGCTTTCACCTTAATTTGATACAACACCGGCCCGATGAAGCCCTCAAACGCTTCACCGGAGGAATGAACCTGGGCTGTGCGGGTCAGGCGCGGGAGCCGGGGCAGGAAAGCCCCGCGGCCGATTTGGGCCGATTTCATGGACTGAATAATTTTCCGGATGGTCGTGTGGTCATCCAAGAGCAGGCCCCGGAGTTGGTCGCCTAAAACGGCTTCGATGGCCGGTTCAAGGGCCTTTGGTACCTCGAAGAGGTCGGCCACAATACCGTGAAGACGGTTCCGGAGTTCGGGTCGTTCGGAAAGCCAGGCCAGGATCCCCGCCTGGGTCGTCATCATCGCTTTTTCGTTCTCCTTCAGCGAAGTGAGACGGGCCTGCGCGAGTGTCAGCGCCTCCCGCTGTCCTAAAATGGTCTCGGTTTGCGTCGCGAGTGCGGTTTGTTTTTGGGCAAACTCCTCGGCCAGACGGGTTCCTTCGGCCTGGATCCGGTTCAGTGCTTCTTGGAGGTCGGCCAAGCGGGATTGTTCCGCTCCCACGAGTTCCCGCATCTGATCGAGTTGTTGATTCACCGATGACAACTCGGACTGGCCCTTGTCTTGGATTCGTTGGATCTCCTTCTTGCGTGACTCGATCGAGGCCACGCGATTTTTGACCTCGGTCACCTCCGCCAGGGTCTCAAACAGCCGGGTCTTGTTGGCTTCAAGCGCGGCGTCCTGGACGGCGCGCTCCTCTTCCACCCCGACCAGCGAGGTTTCCCGGTCCGTCAATCGACCCTGCCGTTCCGATAGAGCCGTGGCCACTTCATGTTGTTGCCGTTCCGTCTCCTCCCCTTGTGTTACGGATTGCGTGACGGACTGTTCGAGGCGCGACCGTTCCTGAACAAGCTTGGCCCGCTGCTCTTCCCATGAATGGATCTGGCTCCGTAACAGCTCGATCCGGTTTTCTTGCCGATGGATCAGGGTTTGGGTGTCGTAGACGGCCTGTTTCAACGAAGAGAGGGCCGCCTCTTTTTGGAGGGCACCGGTTTTAATCGATTGCAGCTCGGCCTCGGTCCTGGACAGCGCGGCCAGGAGCGCGGATTCATTCGTCTTTAGATCGGCGATCTGGCGCAAGACTTCGTAGAGCGTCGTCAGACGATCCCGGTATTCCGAAACCAGAAGTTTCAGCTCCAAGTCTCGGGCCTCGGTCCGGAGGGTCTGGTAGATCTCCGCCTTCTTAACCTGCCGGTCAAGGGTGTTGGTCTGCCGTTTGACCTCGCCGATGATGTCCCGGACGCGGAGGAGGTTTTGCTGGGTGGCGTCCAACTTGCGTTCGGCTTCGGCCTTCCGTATTTTATATTTGGAGATGCCGGCCGTTTCCTCGATCAGTTCGCGACGCTCGAGCGGGGAGGCGTTTAAGAGCTGATCGACCTTTCCCTGTTCGATAATGGTATGACCTTTGTGACCTGCACCCGTGTCGATGAGAAGGTCGCGGATGTCTTTTAAGCGGCAGGGGGTCTTATTGATCAGGTATTCGCTCTCGCCGGTTCGGAATAATCGGCGACTAATCGCGATCTCCTGGTAATCTCCGAACTGGCCGGCGATTTCTCCGGTGACATCGCCGACGGTCAGAATGACTTGTGAAAGGTTCAGGGGTCGGCGCGTTTCGCTGCCGTTAAAGATCACATCCTCCATCCGGTCGGAACGGAGAGCCTTGGTGCTCTGCTCTCCCAGGACCCAGAGCACGGCGTCTACGATGTTGCTCTTCCCGCAGCCATTCGGTCCCACGATCGCCGTGATCCCGGGTTGAAACGCCACCACGGTCGCTTCGGCGAACGATTTGAACCCGATCAACTCCAGTTTTTTAAGGTACATATGCCTCCATGGTTATTCAGGTGGCAAAACCGGATCTGCTTGTCGCAGTTTGACAAAAACCTATAACATATCCAAATGATGAAGTAAAGAAAAAAATACAAGATTGAGTGGTTATGGACATCGGGTACTACAATATCCAGTGTGTATATCCCTATCGGTTGACGCGCTCGGTTCAATGGTGTTATCTTCATGTCGTGAAGGGAGACGACGGATGGCGGTATCGGAAGAATCCAGGCTGGCGCTTTTCATTGATCTGGAAAACATCGCGCTCGGCGTGCGCGAGGCCAAGTATTCCAGCTTCGAAATCAGCAAGGTCTTGGCTCGCTTGGTGGAGAAGGGCAAGTTGATCGTCAAGAAGGCCTATGCCGACTGGGATGTTTATAAGGAATACAAGCGCGCCTTTCACGAGGCCGGCATCGAGCTGATCGATATTCCGCACAAACGCTACAGCGGGAAAAACAGCGCCGACATCAAGCTGGTCGTGGACGCGATGGAGTTGGCTGCCTCGAAAGAGCATGTCAACATCTTTGTGATCGCGTCCGGCGACAGCGATTTCACGCCGCTGGTCTCGAAGCTGAAGGAAAACGACAAGCATGTCATCGGGGTGGGCGTGAAGAATTCCACCTCGGTGCTGTTGTCCTCGAACTGCGATGAATTTATCTACTACGAAGACCTCGTGCGCACCCCGAAGTCGAAGCCCAAGGCCGTCGCCCAGTTGCCGGAAAAGAAAAAGGAATGTTTTGAACTTCTCCTCGAAACGATCGAAGCGCTGCAGAGGGAGGACAAGGAGGTGATCTGGGGTTCCATGGTGAAGCAGACCATGAAGCGCAAGCAGCCCTCGTTCAATGAATCCTACTACGGTTACAGCTCCTTCAGCAAGCTGCTTGAGGATGCGGCGAAGCATGAACTGATCAAGATCACCCACGACGCGAAAAGCCGTTCCTACATCGTCACCCCCCTCATGGAAGCCCCATAAATCAACCGCCGGTCCGTTTGCGTCTCACGAGAATGGAATGCTATAGTACCGGTCGGAAAGTGCATCGCATCCGGTTCAATTCTTCGTACGGAAGGAGTCGGTCATGAAAAAGATCCTTGCGAGTCTGATCATA contains:
- a CDS encoding NYN domain-containing protein, whose translation is MAVSEESRLALFIDLENIALGVREAKYSSFEISKVLARLVEKGKLIVKKAYADWDVYKEYKRAFHEAGIELIDIPHKRYSGKNSADIKLVVDAMELAASKEHVNIFVIASGDSDFTPLVSKLKENDKHVIGVGVKNSTSVLLSSNCDEFIYYEDLVRTPKSKPKAVAQLPEKKKECFELLLETIEALQREDKEVIWGSMVKQTMKRKQPSFNESYYGYSSFSKLLEDAAKHELIKITHDAKSRSYIVTPLMEAP
- the smc gene encoding chromosome segregation protein SMC; protein product: MYLKKLELIGFKSFAEATVVAFQPGITAIVGPNGCGKSNIVDAVLWVLGEQSTKALRSDRMEDVIFNGSETRRPLNLSQVILTVGDVTGEIAGQFGDYQEIAISRRLFRTGESEYLINKTPCRLKDIRDLLIDTGAGHKGHTIIEQGKVDQLLNASPLERRELIEETAGISKYKIRKAEAERKLDATQQNLLRVRDIIGEVKRQTNTLDRQVKKAEIYQTLRTEARDLELKLLVSEYRDRLTTLYEVLRQIADLKTNESALLAALSRTEAELQSIKTGALQKEAALSSLKQAVYDTQTLIHRQENRIELLRSQIHSWEEQRAKLVQERSRLEQSVTQSVTQGEETERQQHEVATALSERQGRLTDRETSLVGVEEERAVQDAALEANKTRLFETLAEVTEVKNRVASIESRKKEIQRIQDKGQSELSSVNQQLDQMRELVGAEQSRLADLQEALNRIQAEGTRLAEEFAQKQTALATQTETILGQREALTLAQARLTSLKENEKAMMTTQAGILAWLSERPELRNRLHGIVADLFEVPKALEPAIEAVLGDQLRGLLLDDHTTIRKIIQSMKSAQIGRGAFLPRLPRLTRTAQVHSSGEAFEGFIGPVLYQIKVKAGFEDAAQALLGDVLLVQDLDAAFGLWSRLRIGYTIVTLEGEVLYPSGLLWAGQRTGSQQGLLLTRREIREAEDQIRQLETELVRSEAEKAALAVDLERVQHRQQDQLEQRQQEESILASQRQKIALLEADRIRLEERRGLLQIEHTQEAQEAGTAEQALAEALRHLDIRQQEQERIETELARLQETAKTSSERQNLLRSEVTQLKVDVSALVQREEALSKERLRLREEQALLKEHQQRQASEMTTLESKSLAARQDIEETEKAIGALSAQLFETQQRLSVETEGYTADLGQIKQLEDQLGQIRADRGRVEKLHNELEVRQTELKLRIEHLVEQASSLHQTVLEDAAEGVTDPIDPNPVQERLNELRAKLEELGPVNLAAIDEYKELDERHRFLTTQETDLTQSIEDLESAISKINRTTKEMFFSTYSALREKFKEVFQNFFVGGQADLVLLDESNPLESGIEIVAQPPGKRLKSISLLSGGEKALTAIALLFASFLIHPSPFCILDEIDAPLDEENIRRFLKVLREMTDHSQFLIITHNKRTMEHADLLYGVTMEEAGVSKLVSIKLEANGNGHTALDPSPLTTESSTTATA